Part of the Antedon mediterranea chromosome 6, ecAntMedi1.1, whole genome shotgun sequence genome, ACACTGAGGAGTTTGAACAAAGGTTTATGAGCACCATCTGAGACTTCAAAGGTAATGGCACCTGGTGTTGTACTGCCATCCTGAATAAACAGTATATCATGTGCGTTTATGTCTCCTTGTGTGAATGTCATGACATGGAGCTGTATGTTAggttttaaagtaatatacCCATTGGTTGGTTGAGTAAGAAGTTTGTATACTATCTGATCTGGTGGAGTGTCTTGATCGATGGTCTGCAAGTCATTTTTAGTGACAACATATTCTGCTCCTTGTGGAACCTCCATCAATAACTGCTTTGTAACAATCTCAAACATTTCATCATTAACTGgagtaatagtaatattaattagTTCACTTTGACTAGTAACAACCAAATTCTGTTCATCTACAAGTGCAACTTTGATTTTTATAAAGTCTTTTTCAGTGTCTGAATCATCATGCACATATGTAATCTCATTCTTTTCTATGTTTTGATTTGTAAAGGTTTCATTTAATTCCATATCAATGTTATTTAACTTGAGAATTCCTTTATTTGGAAGTTCCGTTACAGCATAAAGAATTTTGAGATTTTCATCTTTTCCATCAGAAAATGATGGAAATGTAAACAGCTTCTCAGTAAACAGATTTGTGACACGAATGACAACTTGTTCGCCTTCTGTTACATTCAAACCACTATTATGTATATTCATGCTCTCATTAGCCTGAAGTGGGGTAATAGTAATGTTAACCATTCGATTAGTGAGGTTTTGTGAAAAAggaacaaaaacatcaaatctGAAAGAATCATGTATTGCTGGATTATGTATATCTGTATGTAGATAACATATAGTGCCATTTGAGATGTCATTCTGTGTAAACTGGCTAACTTGAAGGTGTGAAGAACTGGTTGCAGAAGTTAATTTTACAATCTCTCCATGCTGAGGATTCTGAGTGATGACATAAGTGATTGGATATCCTTGAATTTCCTGATTGGCAGTAACCAGCATGTTATCAATTGTGATTGGTTTTAAAGAGTGAGTACTAACTTTGAAAGGTTGGTTACTTGTTAAGCGTATTCTAAGTTCTTTTGCTGTAATGCTGAATATCTGTCGATTTGAAGTGTGGGTACCATCTGTAACATGAAAGGGAAATCCACCCGTACAGGAACctagaagaaaaacaaataaaatggaAATTACTATTATACAATCAATAAAAGGCATTCAGGCATTATTAATAACATCAGCGTCATAACTGAATAAAAGTAATAAACTAATTTACAGCACATTTCCAAGAAATCTCTTATTTGGAGTgacatattttttaatgaaacatgTTTATTTATGATTAGTACACATTGAATATTGTATTCGGATTTAGTGTATTACCTCTGTGTACAAAAATGACTTTTTCCTCATCCAGATCTTGCTGGGTAAAGGTCAAAATCGATTGGTTCCTGGCTCCTTTCATAATCAAGTGACCATTATTTGCTGAAGTTAATGTGTACACAAGTTCATTTGGACCAGAATCTTCATCAACGGTTCTTAGTACATCTCCAGAAAGAATTGCAGTAGAGTTAATGATAACCCCAAGTCCTTTATTTACAAGAACATTTGGTTTGTGATCATTAACAGTTAGCACATTAACCAGCATTTTGTATGTGTTGCTGACCTTACCAATTTTGGTGAAATTTGCAATGAAAGAGAAGCTATCAAGCAGGGTATTGCTACCATCATGAACATAGTAGACAAACTCATCTTGGATATCTTCCTTTGTGAAACTGGTGATGGGAACTCCTGCATTTCTATAGTGATCCAATATTCCATGTGATGGATTTGTAGTCAGTTGGATGATGTAATCATCTCCTTCATAGTATGGATGGTCAATACTAATGATTTCTGGTGTTATTGCTTTAGATCCACCTTCTTTCACAGTGATATTGTTAATAGTTAGTGGAATAATATGTGGTGCAATTTCAATAGTAAATGTAAGATTATAAAGCATTGATTGTCCATTATTAACATCGTATGTAAATGTATCTTGACTTTTACCTGCATCTTTGGTTTGAATATATTCTACTCTTCCTTGATTGACATCATGCTGAGTAAAAGTGAATTCTGCATCTCTTCTTTTTCTTGTATGTCTATTGGAGTTTAATTGTAAAATACCATATCTAGGTAATTTATTCACCATAAAAATAATATCGCCTGGTAAAGAATTCTCATGGTATACTCTAAGGTTTGACTTGCTCAGGACAACAGCTTTGCCTTGCTCCACAAAAAAGGGCTTGTTCTTAAAAATCTTTGGTGGAACCTGATGACTTTCAACATAAATGCTAATGGTAAGTGATCCATCCGTAACTAGATCTctagaaacaacaacaaaatcaaaTCTATCCTTTAGATTTTCTAGACTATTTGTCTGTTCCGTACTCTGGTACTCAATTTTCTCCAAATACATATCTTCAAATGTAAATGATGTAACTGGGGAACCAAGATTCAGGATTTGTCCAAATACTGCAGGTTTCACAAtatcaacaacaacatttttgtcCTTTATATTCATATTTGTTTCAAGTTGCAAGTATGAACCAGTAATAGTAGTGGTAGCACCATGTTTTACAGGCAATTCAGAATTGGTTGTAACAGTGAGAAATGGATCAGAAGCTATGACTTTAAAATAAGAAGTTGTTAATCGACTTTGATCATCATCTCTAACAACCAACAACATGCGAGCCTCATCCACACCATTGTGCTTAAATAGTAACTTTTCTTCATCAATATCTCTCTGGCGAAACCTATATACTTGCGTTTCAACATCATGAACCCAAACAAACTGTCCATTGCGTATTCCCTGTCTTCTGATTTCAATATCAGCATTATCAAAATTGATATCGTCATCTACAAATTTCAAATCTCTGTTGGTGAGAAGTTTCTTCCCATTCCGAACAACATGAAAAGGTTTGTCTACAATACGTCTAGGTTTATGATCATTGATCAAAATCACAGTTATATTAAAGTATCCAGGCTGTTGCACTTCATGCATTATTCCGGCTTGGTCAACAAATGAAGTTGATGCTAAGAAATTAAATGAGTCATTAAAACCTTCTGAATGATCATGTTGGTAGCGAACAGCACCATCTACAAGATCACTGTTAAAAAATGCTGAAATATTTCTAGATACAATTTTAGATGTTGAATCAATCAGCTGCAAAGAACCATGTTGCAAAGTTGATGTTAAAATGAACTCAAAATCCTCATTTTCCTCTACACTCACATATAATTGTTGAGCAGTTATTAGGCCTGATGCACCTTCTTTAACTGTGATTCCCAAATTTGTCATATTTAGTGGTCCAACTTCCGACACAAAGGAAAGATTGAATTTTAAGTGTGATGATTGCGCATTAGAAACAAAAGCTTGAAAGAGAAAAGAATCATTAATAGTTTGACcaacatcatcatttattttatactcTATGATTCCATTATTTATATCTCTTTGAGTGAAATTTTGACCAACCATTATTTTGTCTCCATTTTTTAGCAAATGACCCTTCAATGGAGGTCTGAGTATATTAAATCTTACTGGTGATGGAAAGGGTGCATCTATAACATCTGCTGACAAACTTTCCTGTGTAATCAATCCTTGTCGTTGTTTATTAAGTGTTAATCCAGTGTTGTTCAAGATTCTAATTTCAGTAATAAGTATATTTACTAAAACTCGTATATCCTCACTGGTTTGATCCAAGCAAGTCGCACGAACAGAAAAGGCATCACGCTTTCGACCGGCtccataattataattattaagaatGTATCGTAACTTGTGTTTATCAATATGCCGTTGAGTGAATATGTTAACCTTTTTCCAAAGATTTCCATTTGTATTTTTCTGTATCTCACCATATCGTGGATTAGCAACTATTTCATAGCTTACGTCTAGTTCTTGATTGTTGGCATTTGATTCTATATCTAAATTCTCTTTTGTTATGATGACAGAATTTCCTGGATTGACACGCAATTTAGTACCATGAATCACAGACAGCTCTAAAGGGACTGCTTCAATTCGTAATGGCACTGGCCGGCTATATTTAAATCCATCGTTAACACGTAGTGTAACTCTTGATTTATTTGTAGGCCCAGTATGTACAAAAAATACCCTCCCTGCATTAACATCAGCTTGTGTGAAATCTTTTGTACGTAAATTGTCTACCGTTACATAGCCAATTTTTCTTGAATCTAAAACAGAATATGTTAAATTGCTTGTGTCTGTATCAGGATCATTAGCATTTAGTTCAGTTGATGACAATACAATGCTGGACCTTCGaattattttaagaatgttaTCAGATGGTATCAAAAGTTTTGGTGGGTCATTCACAGGTATTACATTCACATCTAAATTAAATTCTGCATTTTCAAACTGTTCTGGTAAGTTGTTCTTCCCAATCACTTCCAACACTAGCTTGATCTTATCTTTGAAATGTTCACTACCATCATGCCGATATGTAATCTTAGAAGAACCACTTAAATCGAGTAGAGTAAATTGCTCCGTTTTATCATTCTTCCTTAAAACATATCGATACAATCCACCATGCTTCGGCGGTTTTTGCTGGCGAAACAAAATTTGGGATGGACGTAAACTGTATAACGTAAGGTCAATGTTCAAGCGAATATTATTTGATGTTATAGTGACCCTGCCACCTTCTAGTAATGTCACCGGTTTTGTGCTAATTGGTTCGTTAATGACATCTACTGGAGGAAGTGTTGTAATTGTTTTAGTTGATTGGGAGATGTATAACGTAGGGTCCATTGTAGTGGTAAAATCTGCATTGCAGCTTTGTGAGGCACAATTACATTCATAGTTCTCTGTACCTATATCTGTGCAAAGTTCTTCTGCTTTGCATGGATTATCGTAACAAGGAAATCGGTAAATACATCCCATGCTAACGCCATGTGTAACACGTGTATCAGCTAGGGTTAGCTGTTGATTATTTACTTCAATATCACGTATACATCCTTGGAATGAACCACCTCTACTTGAATGCGTTATAGAATGAATGCCACTTTGAAGCGCATCAAGACGCGACTTTAGCACAACACCACCGATAAACATCATTTCATTCATGTTAAATATTTCGGAATCAGCTTCCAGCTCTTGGACCTCTGCTTCATAATCAACACTAATACTTATTGATGTGTCTGTAAATTCAATGATTAAATAATGCCAATTTGAGTTATCAATTTGTATACTAGAACTGAAGTCTACAGCACCGCTTCCTCGATTAAAAGTTGTACGTACTTTCCCATCTTTTAATTCTACAGCAATGAAATCCTTCGTGATTCCTCCTTGATAGAGAATTAAACCATTTGAAACGGACGTTTTCAACCAACAAGCAAATGAACCTCTTGTTAATATAGCCCATCTTGGCATCTGTAAATATGCTGTGTCCGATAAAAAGCTTATAGGGTCATTTGGGGCAGCAACAAATTGTGCGCTGCAGTTTGGAGTGATGTCATTTGATGTGGCATCATCAGTTTCCAGAGCCAGCTGGAAtacatcaatattattaaataagacATTCTCAATGCAGCCCCTAAATGACTTTTCCACTTTACTTGAATAAGTGTGATTAAAGTGAATTGATGTGCCTCCGATATATATTCCATCTGTCACatcaaatacataattatttccaGGGAGATCCACTATTTTTGAGAATTTTTGATCAACAGAAAGCTTGACTGATCCTTCAAGTTGCTCAATAGATATCTGATGCCATTCAAGGTCATTGACCTTGATCTTCTGGTCAAGGGTCATATGAATTTCACCAGATCCAACTTGCATCCATACATGTATTCGGGAAGATTCAATCTGTATTATGCAGTAATCTGTTTGGCCTACAGCCATAAACAATAGTCCTCTTGTACGACTGGTACGGAACTGAAAAGAGATTTCATTCTCAGATGAGACATCTTCAAGTGGAAGGTGGATGAAACTTGTTCCATAGAATGAagctataataataaaaaaaacatgattattagtatacaaatatatatttctacTAATTAACATACACCATTCACATACTGGCTAAGGGTGGGCTAAAAGTCTTGATTCTTTAAATGTAACAAATTTGTAACACAACAAATCCTGGCAGATCCAGGATTTGTTGCTTAAAAATTGCATATGTTCTATCTGTATATGTCCTGATTTTTTTCTTCTCACTGACATTAGTAAGCGGGAAGTTAGTGCCTCATCGGCAGACTAGTTGTCGATGAAAAGTCACAAACTATTGTGGCGTATGTTATTCCCGCTCACAAGTTTTTTCTCAACCTCTAAAGCCTTGGTACACTCTTCTACACGGTCAAGCTACCAAGAGAGCGCAGTGGAAATGATATACGTTACCATAGTTTGACTTTTTcaagcattcaattcaatccattaaaaacatttcattaaaaacatttcaatcaaaacatttcattcaaaacaaaacattaaattcaAAGCATTTCATTCAAAGCATTTCATTCAAAGCATTTCATTCATATCGCatcattcaattcatatcgatgcatttcattcacatattgCATCATAAAAtacatatcatcgaaatgttgtgtaaacggcgttccatatgcAACAGACATGGTACTGTGGATAAAAATATGGATTTGAGTTTGAGTAATCTGTTTCAcatttttgtacaaaatatgGTAATTAGGTATTTAATGACATTTATGTTATGTACAATTAAGTTTTATTTgcatttaaatttacataatcTTGGAAATAGCGaacatcttgatttcaaaagcGTAGTCATTTTACATGTAGTAATTGATTTACCTAGAACAGCTGAGATGATAGCCAACTAAAATaactactactacagtataacCCTACAAGTCTCTCACATTTCACCCAATCTCATCTGACATAATAAAGGCATGTTGTTTAGTTCTCTGCAATAAGCTGTTTAGGAGTATTTAATTCCATTGGCATACACCCTACTTTTAACAAGAGGCTAGGCCAAGGCCTAAACCATAaaatctttcgagacgagtagggagttaccccggtgtattactacatcacagccactgaccaccaactgggccctctgggagatcagtctttgactgaagaggtcacccagtataaagataaaacaaacaaacaaacaaacacaatttGTGGAGGCAGTCCATTCCAATTTTGTAGAATAATTATAGACGGCGCACACTACAGGCTGATTTTCGAAAGTGCCCAGTCAACAGCCTATCCTTGTGTTGCGCGTGTGGTTGTTGCTCATTAAACAAGGATGAACCACATACAACAAAATTCAATGGGATAATTTACAAGATTGCACTTAAAATGCATAGTTGATGACATAAGAGTTCAATGGAGTAGTTATTGAATATCATCTGACccacaatcctccaatcaaatgtCAAGAATCTACTACTATGTTACAATAAAGGAATAAACTCTTTACATTCAAAcaattgttgtttattatacTGGGTAGGGCACtaggaaaacattttttttcgacaaaatgaagattttttatttacattcaccaaaataaataatcattatatatgcctcttttgtttttatttcttttattcctgtccacttAAGCAGCGCTTGTCTGATATAAATCTATCTATCTTGTCCAAGtaccttcacttgcactgatgaagggctagtgttgcccaaaggctctgctaacttttctggctatTTTACttcatcgttttgatttagcttttcgctttttttttttatctccattgagatccagccactgatacccacagcattgtcattttttcaatattttgcctatatatatatattctaaaaTATACAGGCAGTACTGTAGAAGACATTTGTATGCCAAAGGTTACAACATTTATATTGAAATACGTTCATCTGGCAACAACTCAAACATATCAATATGCATTATTTGCAATTAAGTAAATTAAAACATTGATCTTTCAGCAGGAATTATCTGATAAGTTTCAAATAACATTAAGCTTGATACTAATCAACGTGATAGCACATGACCGTACAATCTGGTCTAGTGAATACATTGACATAATTAATAGGATTCAAATTTTACCAATCATAGCGatattatacataataaataggACTACAGGGCATTCtagtttataataaataaatgcaattAAAATTACTACTGCATATTATTGAGCTAGTGATGTGTTTTGATTTAAAGAAGATGACTGCCACCTGGAACTTGATGTTTAATTTCTTTGCAACTCATAACAAAGCTATTCTGGGTTTGCCAAAAAAATGTGCAATAACTTATTAGGTTACTGAACTGAGGAAAAACACTGGTGCATTGAAACTCATGTTCTTTGTCAACTAAAAAAAATGGTGGAGATTTTGCACTCATTGCACAATGAATTACTAACTTGAAGCAAAGCAAACTTCATCCTcaaaaataataacttttatGTAAATAATTCTTCGTACACATCCGTGTTAGGAAATCAAACTGGAACTAAACTCATTTTAAAGataattaagtttttttaacctctacatttatacattataaataattatattataatattatgtgattacagttttttaattaaatgttatgttGTCATTTAAAATCATTTGAAATCAAGCTCGAACTACACTCATTTTAAAGataattaagtttgtttaacctctacatatttatattataattatgttaataatatgcaatatcagttttttaattatgttatgttgTCATTAAAACCGAATTGCATGTTCAAGGTTAGTGGTCACCCAGTGAATGACATCAAATAATTATCTAATTCTGAAGAGATACagtttaaaagtattttaaaatgtcatttgtaatttgtattgtACTGAAATTTGCCAAAGTCCCAAAAATGGTTAAGACACAGTCACTTCAAGTCTTCcacttataaaaaataaattaaatcaattttagAGAAATATAATCCAATTCATAATTCCAGTTTGTTAGCATTAGCAAAACTGCgttgttaaaaaaacaattattatgatTCACAAATCAGCAGTCCTACAAtatagcagggagttgtaaaatattttcttattttacaactccctgagtATAGCAACATATTATCTGATAGGTTTTATGGGTTTTAGCATGGTCCTAGCAAACATCCTATCCAGCAAACCCGCTCTTAAATAGTAGGCcttagtattatttttttttaatgttatagcATTTTTAACCTAAGGGTTTATTTCTGCTGCATATAGCACAACATAAGCcattttaaatttctaaaaaagaaaaagaagccctccaaaataaaagaagaaGAGTTTCAAAATTTGGCCAAAATGATATGAATAAGCTCTCACGCTGAGAGTAGGCTATAAAGTCAAAATGAGCATTAAATTAAATCACTGACGCCATGTTGATGACAAACATGTTTTAGTACAAGTTTAGTACAGAGAGAACATTGTTTTGCGAGTAACATCCTATCTATCTTTAAcatctaattttattttagtacTTATCCAATTCTTGATCTTGTCAGTTTTGCTTCCAACGTAATAATCTGTTAAAAACAAGATCTCCACTCAACTCAAACTAGATTTAGAATGAATTGAAAATCAATTTGCCTTGCCCTGAGTTGAAGAGATAATTGTTGtcagttttctttttttcttttctctaCTAAACCATATTTTGCATATTAAAGGGAAAGTTTTGTATTGTACTTATGAAAATAATGTACActttaatttgtcaataatagtaatatagtatattgaacACACACTTGAGTGTATTCTTGGTTAATAGGTTAATTTCATATGTGCGCTGCTCACTATTAGTTCAAATTAAATAGCACAGAGTGAAATACGGTATTCTCTtaattcaatgaatacaaaacattcaaaatattttcactATTTAGTTTCACCATTTATTTTAACTGATTCATGTCAACCAATGTTAACATCTAAAACAATGATATTAATATACACAACATAAAATGATAGGTtagaatttaaatttatttgtcgTACTAATTCATACAAGACAATTGATAGTCACTGGTCTACCAGTGTTGTGCATTAaagattgtattgtattgtccCGTCcccttaaaaaataatttttacaattttgtttgttgaatatgccattttaatgtcacctaatagttatccactttgagcAAAAATTAGattggaaaaaaatgtatttacctaaaaaatgtattttaaagcaagaaatagtcaaattggctgccagccaatatggttttttatggttttatgttattttataagtgaaacattatttttgtctatggaagtgattagccttattaaaactacaaaataacctattcaaaagtctgatttaattaatctacatttttcatgttttgtggggggacaatacatttttaaattaaaattttactaATCTACACAAGACCATTGATGGTCACTGTGCATTAATgttaaatgattttgtttattcttGCGATACTTTACAACCTACTAGAAACGAAGAAGAAACCTGACAACTAATTGCTTTCAACCTTAATAACGaaatcaataaaattaattgaatatgGAAACGTGATAATAGCCATATTGAAGCCTGTATGAGAGAGTCTAGCTGCCTTTGAATGAAACCAATTACAGTACTTTGTCAATGAAGACTAAAATTTACTCTTTTCatcaatgaattataattagtAAATTTGAGAATGGGTCTAATAAGAATTGTGTGTAGTCAGCATACTGTAGATTCCAGGTAACAATATATTATAGCAAGCCAAGAATAAACCAATTTAGAAAACagtattttcattattaatgcTGAAGCTGAATGAAACAGTGTTCATAAAAAtacttattactgtatatttatctCAATTGTTTATGTGTCATAGGTAAACAAAATTTGTATACATATGTTTTATCCGGGTAAAAAAACGATTGGGATTCCCGGGATCCCGCCCGGCAGTGATTTGCGTAAAATCCCACCGGGAATTATGGTCTGGATCGATTCCTGGTTGCTTTTCACGCAAATCCCATCAGGATCCCGCTATAGTATTGCGATGTTTAGATTGTTCTACTCAATATTCATGAGTTTTCATGTTAAGTAAGTTTGTGTTTTTAAAGTGCACATTCCTAGTTTACATGACTCATGTAATTCAAACATCCAGCTTAATGACAATATAAGCACATTGTAAACAATTGCAGTGAAATGAACCAATTACCATAAAGAATGTTGCTGTTACTCATAAGTAAACTAAACAAGCTTAATTGTCTGTCTGGTGATGAGAGAATTCTATCAAAATATCATACAACCAAGGAAAACCATGTTACTAAAAATTGattgcaaatatatataaagacCCTTGCACTAAACTATCATGCAATGTTCTCAACCTAATTTTGTATTACTGGTAATTGCATGATTTGATCTAACAATTATCATATATAGGTCTGgtaacaaaaaataaagaaattctttttactcggggtacccgagtctaggactcacTCACCTTCTCCTCCAtccgacactattgagtaaaaaatgcgatttataaa contains:
- the LOC140052521 gene encoding chondroitin sulfate proteoglycan 4-like produces the protein MTMDAKRLSCYLLIFFSIQVLSYAASFYGTSFIHLPLEDVSSENEISFQFRTSRTRGLLFMAVGQTDYCIIQIESSRIHVWMQVGSGEIHMTLDQKIKVNDLEWHQISIEQLEGSVKLSVDQKFSKIVDLPGNNYVFDVTDGIYIGGTSIHFNHTYSSKVEKSFRGCIENVLFNNIDVFQLALETDDATSNDITPNCSAQFVAAPNDPISFLSDTAYLQMPRWAILTRGSFACWLKTSVSNGLILYQGGITKDFIAVELKDGKVRTTFNRGSGAVDFSSSIQIDNSNWHYLIIEFTDTSISISVDYEAEVQELEADSEIFNMNEMMFIGGVVLKSRLDALQSGIHSITHSSRGGSFQGCIRDIEVNNQQLTLADTRVTHGVSMGCIYRFPCYDNPCKAEELCTDIGTENYECNCASQSCNADFTTTMDPTLYISQSTKTITTLPPVDVINEPISTKPVTLLEGGRVTITSNNIRLNIDLTLYSLRPSQILFRQQKPPKHGGLYRYVLRKNDKTEQFTLLDLSGSSKITYRHDGSEHFKDKIKLVLEVIGKNNLPEQFENAEFNLDVNVIPVNDPPKLLIPSDNILKIIRRSSIVLSSTELNANDPDTDTSNLTYSVLDSRKIGYVTVDNLRTKDFTQADVNAGRVFFVHTGPTNKSRVTLRVNDGFKYSRPVPLRIEAVPLELSVIHGTKLRVNPGNSVIITKENLDIESNANNQELDVSYEIVANPRYGEIQKNTNGNLWKKVNIFTQRHIDKHKLRYILNNYNYGAGRKRDAFSVRATCLDQTSEDIRVLVNILITEIRILNNTGLTLNKQRQGLITQESLSADVIDAPFPSPVRFNILRPPLKGHLLKNGDKIMVGQNFTQRDINNGIIEYKINDDVGQTINDSFLFQAFVSNAQSSHLKFNLSFVSEVGPLNMTNLGITVKEGASGLITAQQLYVSVEENEDFEFILTSTLQHGSLQLIDSTSKIVSRNISAFFNSDLVDGAVRYQHDHSEGFNDSFNFLASTSFVDQAGIMHEVQQPGYFNITVILINDHKPRRIVDKPFHVVRNGKKLLTNRDLKFVDDDINFDNADIEIRRQGIRNGQFVWVHDVETQVYRFRQRDIDEEKLLFKHNGVDEARMLLVVRDDDQSRLTTSYFKVIASDPFLTVTTNSELPVKHGATTTITGSYLQLETNMNIKDKNVVVDIVKPAVFGQILNLGSPVTSFTFEDMYLEKIEYQSTEQTNSLENLKDRFDFVVVSRDLVTDGSLTISIYVESHQVPPKIFKNKPFFVEQGKAVVLSKSNLRVYHENSLPGDIIFMVNKLPRYGILQLNSNRHTRKRRDAEFTFTQHDVNQGRVEYIQTKDAGKSQDTFTYDVNNGQSMLYNLTFTIEIAPHIIPLTINNITVKEGGSKAITPEIISIDHPYYEGDDYIIQLTTNPSHGILDHYRNAGVPITSFTKEDIQDEFVYYVHDGSNTLLDSFSFIANFTKIGKVSNTYKMLVNVLTVNDHKPNVLVNKGLGVIINSTAILSGDVLRTVDEDSGPNELVYTLTSANNGHLIMKGARNQSILTFTQQDLDEEKVIFVHRGSCTGGFPFHVTDGTHTSNRQIFSITAKELRIRLTSNQPFKVSTHSLKPITIDNMLVTANQEIQGYPITYVITQNPQHGEIVKLTSATSSSHLQVSQFTQNDISNGTICYLHTDIHNPAIHDSFRFDVFVPFSQNLTNRMVNITITPLQANESMNIHNSGLNVTEGEQVVIRVTNLFTEKLFTFPSFSDGKDENLKILYAVTELPNKGILKLNNIDMELNETFTNQNIEKNEITYVHDDSDTEKDFIKIKVALVDEQNLVVTSQSELINITITPVNDEMFEIVTKQLLMEVPQGAEYVVTKNDLQTIDQDTPPDQIVYKLLTQPTNGYITLKPNIQLHVMTFTQGDINAHDILFIQDGSTTPGAITFEVSDGAHKPLFKLLSVKVIPTTIDVMPGKDIFLLQGNTEIFLDRSNLNSTTNGNKLQLAYNITTAPKFGNFVMQGKIVTVFLQDDVDMELVQYVQWDLSVSGDSFSYVATVDETISQECSLNITVVPAFVLNSFNVTTEDTFQLSTDQISATKLQENTETDLIFTVVDNPAYGAIINASTSIQLSEFTFMDLTEGFVAVEMHHVDLEDNETLTDMYSLLVSSIKAQPVQLNGFFTIFPSPFQPTTEIFETTSFDTGSGTVVGPNFVADFDLSSVAKDIGTEEPLTTLPVYIKENIDNVPSDSSLFPIIIPIIIVIIAFLIIIFVVVLVVVKKKRKESNSGRESPYPDMDGGPYPGASTIPGRAGILPPLNVCAVNYSAASHEFPYNGSGSLHRPVASPAVPQVTVTALGRPPSPSSIKKSSMVSINSNGTGSLSYSLSHDSHGMHTPKLKKSQYWV